One genomic segment of Chloroflexota bacterium includes these proteins:
- a CDS encoding DUF2478 domain-containing protein, whose translation MPLFLLTAPSGVGKTTALQRSVLRARQRGLRVGGVLSLAQPHGHPPHPSALWLEDLATGKRRLLAHVAAPAEASVGIWRFLEATLTWGNALLAAAADADWVVVDEIGPLEMDLAGGLREAFPVLRHGRYHTAVVAVRPALAERLAVMLASRQPKIIRLTPENRDTIPLLLVP comes from the coding sequence ATGCCTCTCTTTCTGCTGACTGCCCCTTCGGGTGTGGGGAAGACAACGGCCCTGCAACGCAGCGTGCTTCGCGCCCGCCAACGCGGTTTGCGGGTGGGCGGCGTGCTTTCGCTGGCTCAGCCACACGGGCACCCGCCGCACCCTTCGGCCCTGTGGCTGGAAGACCTCGCCACGGGGAAGCGGCGCCTGTTGGCGCACGTGGCGGCCCCTGCCGAGGCCAGCGTGGGCATTTGGCGCTTTCTGGAAGCCACCCTGACGTGGGGCAATGCCTTGCTGGCCGCTGCGGCGGACGCCGATTGGGTGGTTGTTGACGAAATTGGCCCGCTGGAGATGGATTTGGCGGGCGGCTTGCGGGAGGCTTTCCCCGTGCTACGTCACGGCCGTTACCATACCGCTGTCGTGGCTGTCCGCCCCGCGCTGGCAGAACGCCTGGCGGTCATGTTGGCTTCCCGCCAGCCCAAAATCATTCGCCTGACACCCGAAAATAGGGATACAATTCCCCTGTTGCTTGTCCCCTGA
- a CDS encoding ABC transporter substrate-binding protein: MLKQLRWVLWALLVGGLVACGGTASQSAPQPTQAAVVTAAPMAVPSPANRLEVIDARGRTLHFAAPPQRIVVAGKASLLVADAVYAFPEARQRIIALPKRLQTPAALDFLRLVDPDLDAKLVLASDAGPEQIAALHPDVVVMKSFLANKLGASVEALGIPVFYLQMETPEQYGHEMAQLGILFGDPARGKTLAAFYDQTIRKVQQAVAALPTDDHPRVLFLQHTVKGGTTAYKVPPASWLQTTMVKLAGGEPVWAESAQGGNWQVVNLEQIAAWNPDQIFITDYFADPQQAVADFQADPTAANLTAVHNGQVFPFPKDFVSWDQPDTRWVLGLEWLVRRVHPQALADVDICTVAKAFYQTVYGLQGDALTAAVAHCPDY, translated from the coding sequence ATGTTGAAACAACTTCGTTGGGTTTTGTGGGCTTTGCTCGTAGGGGGACTGGTGGCCTGCGGAGGCACGGCTTCCCAAAGCGCGCCTCAGCCGACGCAGGCGGCGGTGGTTACGGCGGCACCCATGGCGGTGCCTTCCCCAGCCAACCGCCTGGAAGTGATTGATGCTCGCGGTCGCACCTTGCATTTTGCCGCGCCTCCTCAGCGCATTGTGGTGGCTGGCAAGGCCAGTTTGTTGGTTGCCGATGCCGTTTATGCTTTCCCGGAGGCCCGGCAGCGCATTATTGCATTGCCCAAGCGGCTGCAAACACCGGCGGCGCTTGATTTCCTGCGCCTGGTCGATCCTGACCTCGACGCCAAACTGGTGCTGGCCTCCGATGCTGGCCCTGAGCAGATTGCTGCGCTGCACCCCGACGTTGTGGTGATGAAGAGTTTCCTGGCCAACAAACTGGGGGCCAGTGTCGAGGCTTTGGGCATTCCGGTGTTTTACCTGCAAATGGAAACGCCCGAGCAATACGGCCACGAGATGGCGCAGTTGGGCATTTTGTTTGGCGACCCTGCCCGCGGGAAGACCCTGGCCGCTTTCTACGACCAGACCATCCGCAAGGTGCAGCAGGCCGTCGCGGCGTTGCCCACGGATGACCACCCGCGCGTGCTTTTCCTCCAGCACACAGTCAAAGGGGGAACGACGGCTTACAAGGTGCCCCCGGCTTCCTGGTTGCAGACCACCATGGTGAAACTGGCCGGTGGGGAGCCGGTGTGGGCCGAAAGCGCCCAGGGTGGCAACTGGCAGGTGGTCAATCTGGAGCAGATCGCGGCCTGGAACCCGGACCAGATTTTCATCACCGACTACTTCGCCGACCCGCAGCAGGCGGTGGCTGATTTTCAGGCTGACCCCACGGCGGCCAACCTGACCGCGGTGCACAATGGGCAGGTGTTTCCCTTCCCGAAGGATTTTGTGAGTTGGGATCAGCCCGATACGCGCTGGGTGCTGGGGCTGGAATGGCTGGTGAGGCGCGTTCATCCCCAGGCGCTCGCGGACGTGGACATTTGCACCGTGGCCAAGGCGTTCTATCAGACGGTTTACGGCCTGCAGGGGGATGCGTTGACGGCAGCCGTGGCCCATTGCCCTGATTATTGA
- a CDS encoding iron ABC transporter permease: MRRRFWWLLAGSAALLVLSVFLGRYPTPPILPPRLLKSDPLAVRLVLTLRLPRLLAAFLNGAVLAVSGLTMQMVFRNPLVEPGFLGVSQGAAFGAALAILYLSPSPWTVQASAAAFGFLGLGLTYAFARRLRYGGWILRMVLAGIAVSALFAAGVGLLKYLADPLTQLPEIVFWLLGGLWATRWANFLPVLAVTLPVLVLLYLARWRLNLLTLSEEAAFSLGAAPGRERLALLVLTVAATAAVVSLAGMVGWVGLMIPHLARRWFAADARVALPASLLLGGTFTLLCDDLARTAVNGEIPLGILTSLLGALAFVALLATTPQTSQ; the protein is encoded by the coding sequence ATGCGGCGACGTTTTTGGTGGTTGCTGGCAGGGTCGGCGGCGCTACTGGTGCTCTCGGTGTTTTTGGGACGCTACCCCACGCCGCCGATCCTCCCGCCGCGCTTGCTGAAAAGCGACCCGCTGGCGGTGCGGTTGGTGCTCACGTTGCGCCTGCCGCGCCTGCTGGCGGCTTTCCTCAACGGGGCGGTGCTTGCCGTCAGCGGCCTGACCATGCAAATGGTGTTCCGCAACCCCCTGGTCGAACCTGGCTTTCTGGGGGTTTCGCAGGGGGCGGCTTTTGGCGCGGCCCTTGCCATTCTCTACCTCAGCCCCTCGCCCTGGACTGTGCAGGCCAGCGCGGCGGCTTTTGGCTTTCTTGGCCTGGGGTTGACGTATGCCTTTGCCCGCCGCCTGCGCTACGGCGGCTGGATTTTGCGGATGGTATTGGCGGGCATCGCGGTCTCGGCGCTGTTTGCGGCGGGGGTTGGGTTGCTTAAGTATCTGGCTGACCCGCTCACCCAGTTGCCGGAAATAGTCTTTTGGCTGCTGGGTGGGTTGTGGGCCACGCGCTGGGCAAATTTTCTGCCGGTGCTGGCCGTGACTTTGCCCGTGCTGGTGTTGCTATACCTGGCGCGCTGGCGGCTCAATTTGCTCACTTTGAGCGAAGAGGCGGCTTTTTCCCTTGGGGCGGCGCCGGGGCGGGAGCGGTTGGCTTTGCTGGTGCTCACCGTCGCGGCGACGGCCGCCGTGGTTTCCCTTGCCGGCATGGTGGGGTGGGTTGGCCTGATGATTCCTCACCTGGCGCGGCGGTGGTTTGCCGCTGATGCCCGCGTGGCTTTGCCGGCTTCGCTGTTGCTGGGCGGCACCTTCACTTTGCTGTGCGATGACCTTGCCCGCACCGCGGTCAACGGCGAAATTCCCCTGGGCATTCTCACCTCGCTGTTGGGCGCGTTGGCTTTTGTCGCCCTCTTGGCCACTACGCCTCAAACTTCACAATGA
- a CDS encoding ABC transporter ATP-binding protein translates to MNTLALEVRHLSFGYRGGQTVLHDLNLTAAAGSITAVLGPNGAGKSSLLHVLLGLHRPWGGEIRFFGRPLSAYDRRSLSRTVGLVPQREHVPFAFRVEEYLLLGRSPHLGLLAQPTAADLEAVDAALSRLGIAHLRRREVASLSGGEHQLVLVARALVQGAAVMLLDEPTAHLDLGNKHHTLALLRGLAAEGRTIVLTTHDPHIAAYLADQVLLLRRGRLLFGGPPQEALTDERLSDLYGVPLRVVQVENRPCVLPR, encoded by the coding sequence ATGAACACCCTTGCGTTAGAAGTCCGTCATTTGTCTTTTGGCTATCGGGGGGGGCAGACCGTGCTGCACGACCTCAACCTGACCGCCGCGGCGGGCAGCATCACGGCTGTGCTGGGGCCCAACGGGGCAGGGAAGTCGTCGTTGCTGCATGTCTTGCTGGGGCTGCATCGCCCCTGGGGAGGGGAGATTCGCTTTTTTGGCAGGCCCCTTTCGGCTTATGACCGCCGCAGCCTGAGCCGCACGGTGGGGCTGGTGCCCCAGCGCGAGCATGTCCCCTTTGCTTTCCGGGTTGAGGAATATTTGCTGTTAGGGCGTTCTCCGCACCTGGGGCTGCTGGCTCAGCCCACTGCAGCCGACCTGGAAGCGGTCGATGCGGCGCTTTCTCGCCTTGGCATCGCTCACCTGCGCCGCCGCGAGGTGGCTTCCCTGAGCGGGGGGGAGCACCAACTGGTGCTGGTGGCGCGGGCGCTGGTGCAGGGCGCCGCGGTGATGCTGCTCGATGAACCGACGGCCCACCTGGATCTGGGCAACAAGCATCACACTCTGGCCTTGTTGCGCGGTCTGGCCGCCGAGGGGCGCACGATTGTGTTGACCACCCACGACCCCCACATCGCTGCTTATCTGGCCGACCAGGTGCTGCTCTTGCGTCGCGGCAGGCTGCTGTTTGGTGGGCCACCGCAGGAAGCCCTGACCGATGAGCGCCTGAGCGATCTCTATGGTGTGCCTTTGCGGGTGGTGCAGGTGGAAAACCGACCATGTGTCCTACCTCGATAG
- a CDS encoding 4Fe-4S dicluster domain-containing protein: MLTLWEKILFTLALLATAYATWKAIVRLVRIIGRGQGKPDWALARKRVVDALVKTITLRPTWKMRPLPTIFHAMVAWGFMYYVLVNIGDILEGYIAGFHFMGTGTIGNLYRLGADLLSVSVLLGMSALLIRRFVFKDRVLGTRDSVMLNPKARKGINRDSLIVGLFILFHVGFRFLGQSFAIAQEGPDPYQPFATAVASLWAGLSPTALTVAHHLAFWIALGLIMLFIPYFPYSKHIHLFFAPFNFALKPERKSIGELEPLDFEDESIEQFGATRIEDLHWYQLMDAYACIMCFRCQEVCPAYNTGKLLSPAALEINKRYFFNYEGDRLAKGEETSQTLTEFVIPEEAVWACTSCGACVEVCPLGNEPMRDIMDIRRGLVLMENTFPKQWETAFRGMERTMNPWNVPSSERMKWAEGLEVPTIEDNPNPEVLWWVGCAAATDARAQKVARAFAKILNAAGVNYAVLGEQETCCGDSARRAGNEYLFFEMASANVEMLNEVAPKRIVTTCPHGFHTLKNEYPQFGGNYEVVHHTQFVEALLKEGKIKIDQDGLEKITFHDPCYLGRHNGEYDAPRFVLEQMGADLVEMEHTKNKSFCCGAGGAQIWKEEEGDKRINLTRFAEAQETGAETVAVACPFCMIMLNDASKEAGEGAPTVKDIVEIVAEHLVED; the protein is encoded by the coding sequence ATGCTGACACTTTGGGAAAAAATCCTCTTCACCCTGGCCCTTCTCGCGACTGCTTACGCCACGTGGAAGGCCATCGTCCGCCTCGTCCGCATCATCGGGCGCGGGCAGGGCAAGCCCGACTGGGCGCTGGCGCGCAAACGCGTCGTCGATGCCCTGGTCAAGACCATTACCTTGCGCCCCACATGGAAAATGCGGCCCTTGCCGACGATTTTCCACGCCATGGTTGCCTGGGGCTTCATGTATTATGTTCTGGTCAACATTGGCGACATCCTGGAAGGCTATATCGCGGGCTTCCACTTTATGGGCACCGGCACCATCGGCAACCTCTACCGCCTGGGCGCCGATTTGCTCAGCGTTTCCGTGCTGCTCGGCATGAGTGCGCTGCTCATTCGGCGCTTTGTGTTCAAAGATCGCGTGCTGGGCACCCGAGACAGCGTGATGCTCAACCCCAAGGCTCGCAAAGGCATCAACCGCGATTCGCTCATCGTGGGCCTGTTCATCCTCTTCCATGTGGGCTTCCGTTTCCTCGGCCAAAGTTTCGCCATTGCCCAGGAAGGCCCTGACCCCTACCAGCCCTTCGCCACCGCCGTGGCTTCCCTCTGGGCCGGCCTCAGCCCGACGGCGCTCACCGTGGCGCATCACCTCGCCTTCTGGATCGCCCTTGGGCTGATCATGCTCTTCATCCCCTACTTCCCCTACTCCAAACACATTCACCTCTTCTTCGCCCCCTTCAACTTTGCCCTCAAACCGGAACGCAAATCCATCGGCGAACTTGAACCGCTGGATTTCGAAGACGAAAGCATCGAGCAGTTCGGGGCCACCCGCATCGAAGACCTGCACTGGTATCAATTGATGGACGCCTACGCGTGCATCATGTGCTTCCGCTGCCAGGAAGTCTGCCCGGCCTACAACACCGGCAAACTGCTTTCCCCTGCGGCGCTGGAAATCAACAAGCGCTACTTCTTCAACTACGAAGGCGACCGGCTGGCGAAAGGCGAAGAAACCTCCCAGACCCTGACCGAGTTCGTCATCCCCGAAGAAGCGGTGTGGGCATGCACCTCGTGCGGTGCGTGTGTGGAAGTCTGCCCGCTGGGTAACGAACCCATGCGCGACATCATGGACATCCGCCGCGGCCTGGTGTTGATGGAAAACACCTTCCCCAAGCAGTGGGAAACCGCCTTCCGCGGCATGGAACGCACCATGAACCCGTGGAACGTGCCTTCCAGCGAGCGCATGAAATGGGCCGAAGGTCTCGAAGTGCCCACCATCGAAGACAACCCCAACCCCGAAGTGCTGTGGTGGGTGGGCTGTGCGGCAGCCACCGACGCCCGGGCGCAAAAAGTGGCCCGCGCTTTCGCCAAAATTCTCAACGCCGCGGGCGTGAACTACGCCGTGCTGGGTGAGCAGGAAACCTGCTGCGGCGATTCAGCCCGGCGCGCCGGCAACGAATACCTCTTCTTCGAGATGGCAAGCGCCAATGTGGAAATGCTCAACGAGGTGGCCCCCAAGCGCATCGTCACCACCTGCCCCCACGGTTTCCACACCCTGAAGAACGAATACCCCCAGTTCGGCGGCAACTACGAAGTGGTGCACCACACCCAGTTTGTCGAAGCGTTGCTCAAGGAAGGCAAAATCAAAATCGACCAGGATGGCCTGGAAAAGATCACCTTCCACGACCCCTGCTACTTAGGCCGCCACAACGGCGAATACGACGCCCCCCGCTTCGTGCTCGAACAGATGGGCGCCGACCTGGTGGAAATGGAACACACCAAAAACAAATCCTTCTGCTGCGGCGCGGGCGGTGCGCAGATTTGGAAGGAAGAAGAAGGCGACAAGC